A portion of the Manihot esculenta cultivar AM560-2 chromosome 2, M.esculenta_v8, whole genome shotgun sequence genome contains these proteins:
- the LOC110608489 gene encoding probable mannitol dehydrogenase — MVAKLPEQEHPQQAFGWAARDDSGVLSPFTFSRRATGEKDVCFKVLYCGMCHSDLHMVKNEWGTSTYPLVPGHEIVGVVTEVGSKVEKFKVGDKVGVGCIVGSCHSCHNCAKNLDNYCPELILTYGAKYYDGTTTFGGYSDIMVADEHFIVRIPDTLPLDATAPLLCAGITVYSPLKYYGLDKPGMHVGVVGLGGLGHMAVKFAKAMGMKVTVISTSPSKKQEAVEHLGADSFLVSRDQDQMKAAMGTIDGIIDTVSAMHPLVPLIGLLKTNGKLVLVGAPEKPLELPAFPLLMGRKMVGGSGIGGMKETQEMIDFAAKHNITADIEVIPIEDVNTAMERILKADVRYRFVIDIGNTISTTH; from the exons ATGGTAGCCAAGTTGCCAGAACAAGAGCATCCCCAACAGGCATTTGGATGGGCTGCAAGAGACGACTCTGGTGTCCTCTCTCCCTTCACCTTCTCCAGGAG GGCAACTGGGGAGAAAGACGTTTGTTTCAAGGTCCTCTACTGTGGAATGTGTCACTCAGACCTTCATATGGTCAAGAATGAATGGGGCACTTCCACCTATCCTCTTGTCCCTGG GCATGAGATTGTGGGAGTGGTGACAGAGGTTGGAAGCAAAGTGGAAAAATTCAAGGTGGGAGATAAGGTTGGTGTGGGCTGCATTGTGGGGTCATGCCATTCCTGTCATAACTGCGCAAAAAATCTTGATAATTACTGCCCAGAACTGATACTCACCTATGGTGCAAAGTACTATGATGGAAccaccactttcggcggctacTCTGACATTATGGTTGCCGATGAGCACTTCATCGTTCGTATTCCAGACACCTTGCCTCTTGATGCTACTGCTCCTCTTCTTTGTGCTGGGATCACAGTGTACAGCCCCTTAAAATATTATGGACTGGACAAGCCTGGCATGCACGTAGGCGTAGTTGGCCTGGGCGGCCTTGGCCATATGGCTGTGAAATTTGCCAAGGCAATGGGCATGAAGGTTACTGTAATTAGCACCTCGCCTAGCAAGAAGCAAGAGGCTGTTGAGCATCTTGGTGCTGATTCATTTTTGGTTAGCCGTGACCAAGATCAAATGAAG GCTGCGATGGGCACAATAGATGGTATAATTGATACAGTGTCTGCAATGCACCCACTTGTGCCTTTGATTGGGCTATTGAAGACTAATGGAAAGCTGGTTTTGGTTGGTGCTCCAGAGAAGCCACTTGAGCTACCAGCCTTTCCTTTGTTAATGG GAAGGAAGATGGTGGGAGGTAGTGGCATTGGGGGAATGAAGGAAACACAAGAAATGATTGATTTTGCAgccaaacataacataacagcaGATATAGAAGTTATCCCAATTGAGGATGTGAACACTGCCATGGAACGCATTTTGAAAGCTGATGTTAGATATCGATTTGTCATTGATATTGGCAATACAATCTCCACTACCCACTGA